Proteins encoded within one genomic window of Pieris rapae chromosome 1, ilPieRapa1.1, whole genome shotgun sequence:
- the LOC111003904 gene encoding peptide chain release factor 1-like, mitochondrial: MLRSKLTYLGCLLQKTTNTIIHTNYSQNVLKITDTAVQKYLKQLMIEYDTLHIKSRRSSEETRRLHEIKPIVHVLEQRVALYDSIESLKELTKKENNDEEIKKMIKEEAQIYLSQLTEVDDDLKSILLAPCITNGGIVLEVTAGAGGQESMLFAKELFDMYQSYAEFKEWEVDIASIEKSDIGGIRKASMLMKGFGVPELMKMEAGVHRVQRIPVTEKGGRIHTSTVSVAILPQATEMELSIPAKDIIVETKRASGAGGQHVNTTDSAVRLIHTPTGTTVECQEGRSQIKNKEIAMEKLRALLLQKQIDEQSSRINSERKAQVGSSNRNEKIRTYNYPQDRVTEHREGGINIPSLKIFMEGGEQLEKLQESLLRQQRYEILAAEVNDFISKNQIES; this comes from the exons ATGTTAAGATCAAAATTAACCTATCTTGGATGCCTACTTCAGAAAACAACGAACACTataattcatacaaattattctcaaaatgtattaaaaataacagatacGGCTgtccaaaaatatttgaaacaactAATGATTGAATATGATACCTTGCATATTAAATCTCGTAGATCATCGGAAGAGACGAGACGCTTACACGAAATTAAACCTATAGTTCATGTTTTAGAACAGAGAGTAGCATTATACGACAGCATAGAATCATTAAAAGAACTaactaaaaaagaaaacaatgatgaagaaattaaaaaaatgattaaagagGAAGCACAGATATATTTGAGTCAGTTGACAGAAGTTGATGACGATTTAAAATCAATCTTACTGGCACCATGCATCACCAATGGTGGTATTGTGCTTGAAGTAACAGCAGGTGCTGGAGGTCAAGAATCTATGTTATTTGCTAAAGAATTATTTGATATGTATCAGTCTTACGCTGAGTTTAAAGAGTGGGAAGTTGATATAGCATCAATTGAAAAGTCAGACATTGGTGGTATTCGTAAAGCATCAATGTTAATGAAAGGGTTTGGGGTCCCTGAATTGATGAAGATGGAAGCAGGAGTGCATAGAGTTCAAAGAATTCCTGTCACAGAAAAAGGTGGACGTATTCATACTAGCACAGTATCAGTTGCTATTTTACCACAAGCAACAGAGATGGAGCTTAGTATCCCAGCAAAAGATATCATTGTTGAAACTAAAAGAGCCAGTGGTGCTGGGGGTCAGCATGTAAACACAACTGATAGTGCAGTCAGACTTATCCATACTCCTACTGGTACAACTGTAGAGTGTCAAGAAGGAAggtcccaaattaaaaataaagaaattgcaATGGAAAAACTAAGAGCCTTGTTATTACAGAAACAAATTGATGAACAGTCCTCAAGAATTAACAGTGAAAGGAAAGCACAG GTTGGCTCAAGCAATCGCAATGAGAAAATAAGAACCTACAACTATCCTCAAGATCGGGTAACAGAGCACAGAGAGGGTGGTATAAATATACCAagtcttaaaatttttatggaGGGTGGAGAACAATTAGAAAAACTGCAGGAGTCACTTCTGCGGCAACAAAGATACGAAATCCTGGCAGCTGAGGTGAATGactttattagtaaaaatcaaattgaaaGTTAA